The Nitrososphaerota archaeon genome includes a region encoding these proteins:
- a CDS encoding PH domain-containing protein: MVDVPSDLERILAPGEVVELYIRQQIYHPKINIDSVILTNERIILRHPHALGLKKDYTDYNYQDIANVVLDKGVLRSTIRLILRFGGEPLLLNDLPNSQAEEAYGIIRENVARYRAPFTVGYTELPPRERERRVVEDDVKEVHYDDVCPKCRARVSAGQRFCGNCGQPLEQVHP; this comes from the coding sequence ATGGTAGATGTTCCGAGTGATTTGGAGCGGATACTTGCTCCGGGTGAAGTGGTTGAGCTTTACATTAGGCAGCAGATTTATCATCCTAAGATTAATATTGACTCGGTGATTCTGACGAATGAACGGATTATTCTGCGGCATCCTCATGCGCTTGGTTTGAAGAAGGATTACACTGATTACAATTATCAGGACATTGCTAACGTAGTGCTTGACAAAGGGGTTCTTCGGTCAACAATCCGGCTTATACTTAGGTTCGGAGGAGAACCACTGCTTCTGAACGATCTCCCTAATTCTCAAGCTGAGGAGGCGTATGGAATTATCAGGGAAAACGTGGCTAGATATCGTGCGCCTTTCACAGTGGGATACACGGAGCTTCCTCCTCGTGAACGGGAGAGAAGAGTAGTCGAAGATGATGTTAAAGAGGTTCATTATGATGATGTGTGCCCGAAGTGCAGGGCGAGAGTAAGTGCAGGACAGAGGTTCTGCGGTAATTGCGGACAACCTCTCGAACAGGTTCATCCCTGA
- a CDS encoding BlaI/MecI/CopY family transcriptional regulator: MAQRKIKIEFNDGDGGKYTISLDGSMSREKVLKMMDIVELLGNKEGQEELQAQPISGDTSFGKLYQLIEKKFPLGSFTSADILEAYEDEYNRPSRLSTISTYLSRLEQKQLLTRQRTASGWIYRRERIGSVQR, encoded by the coding sequence TTGGCGCAGCGTAAGATCAAGATAGAGTTCAACGACGGTGACGGCGGGAAATACACCATTTCTTTAGATGGCTCTATGTCCCGAGAAAAAGTCCTGAAAATGATGGACATCGTCGAACTCCTAGGTAACAAAGAGGGACAAGAAGAACTTCAAGCTCAACCCATATCGGGAGATACCTCCTTCGGCAAACTCTACCAGCTGATAGAGAAGAAATTCCCGCTAGGTTCATTCACATCAGCAGACATCCTTGAAGCCTACGAAGACGAGTATAACAGACCATCTAGACTCAGTACAATATCTACCTACCTATCCAGACTAGAACAGAAACAACTCCTAACTAGGCAACGAACAGCTTCAGGCTGGATCTATCGACGAGAAAGAATAGGCTCAGTCCAACGATAA
- a CDS encoding DNA-directed DNA polymerase II small subunit has protein sequence MRPAQHQLVEKTDREGVRAALVTNASTLVKEILQSGFQIEPKAFELIQRTEEKETDVRRVIQEVIDNKLRSSVEHSITAQDLAVLLPVVKIGDKALGRAEMQARFEIIRRNEDITAQLLEGKKGFEDLFKSRYKKLMQIAATRPDFFRTEKISQIQTTKRQGARKVAGLVMSKKLRRNNIIVTIDDETGILEALALDKQIIEDIKQVPLDSLIILDVEFSGRNTAIIKTVHAPDVPEHKSTRADEKVYAVFTSDLHVGSKNFLKESFEQFVTWLNDTNDDIVSKIRYLVIAGDSIDGIGVYPGQEADLEFHDTGKQYAALAYELQRIPKFIKIFIIPGNHDPVRQALPQPLIPKKYAEDLYNLDNVTMLGNPSWLSLHSVNILVYHGRSLDDIMATTPGITFSRPALAMRSLLRARHLAPIYGERTSVIPETEDNLVIDQVPDIFHAGHIHTLDSENYRGTLILNSGAWQAQTPFQAKMGITPTPAIVPIVDLSSMDIFTRDFRQHNDNVETSATAS, from the coding sequence TTGAGACCTGCACAACACCAGCTGGTTGAGAAGACAGACAGAGAAGGGGTGAGAGCCGCTTTGGTAACTAATGCTTCAACTTTGGTGAAGGAGATTCTGCAGAGCGGTTTCCAAATTGAGCCCAAGGCCTTCGAACTAATACAGAGAACTGAAGAAAAGGAGACAGATGTCAGAAGAGTCATTCAAGAAGTGATTGATAACAAGCTCAGATCTAGTGTTGAACACAGCATAACAGCTCAGGATCTAGCGGTACTGCTACCTGTTGTGAAAATCGGTGACAAAGCCTTAGGACGAGCGGAAATGCAGGCAAGATTCGAGATTATTAGGAGAAACGAGGATATCACTGCTCAGCTCTTAGAAGGCAAGAAGGGGTTTGAAGACCTCTTCAAAAGCCGATACAAGAAGCTAATGCAGATCGCCGCTACGAGACCAGACTTTTTCCGTACCGAGAAGATCTCTCAAATCCAGACAACCAAGAGGCAGGGCGCGAGAAAAGTAGCTGGTCTAGTTATGAGCAAAAAACTGAGGCGAAACAATATCATTGTCACAATCGATGATGAAACAGGCATACTTGAAGCATTAGCGCTTGACAAACAGATCATAGAGGATATCAAGCAGGTTCCTCTCGATAGCCTCATAATCCTTGATGTAGAGTTCAGCGGAAGGAACACAGCCATCATAAAAACCGTTCATGCGCCTGATGTACCGGAGCATAAATCGACACGAGCTGATGAGAAGGTCTACGCGGTCTTCACCTCAGATCTGCATGTAGGAAGCAAAAACTTCTTGAAAGAATCCTTCGAACAGTTTGTGACTTGGCTTAACGATACAAATGACGACATCGTCAGTAAAATAAGGTATCTCGTAATAGCAGGTGACTCTATTGATGGAATCGGGGTCTACCCTGGACAGGAAGCAGACCTAGAATTTCATGATACCGGCAAACAGTACGCAGCCTTGGCATACGAACTGCAGCGAATACCCAAATTCATCAAGATATTCATCATACCTGGTAATCACGATCCGGTTAGGCAGGCACTGCCTCAACCCCTGATCCCGAAAAAATACGCGGAAGACCTCTACAACCTAGACAACGTCACAATGCTCGGAAACCCATCTTGGCTAAGTTTACACAGTGTAAACATACTGGTTTACCACGGTAGAAGCCTTGACGATATAATGGCAACAACACCAGGAATCACCTTCAGCAGACCAGCCCTCGCGATGAGGTCACTATTACGAGCACGACACCTAGCACCGATCTACGGCGAAAGAACATCGGTCATCCCTGAAACCGAGGACAACCTCGTAATAGATCAAGTTCCAGACATCTTTCACGCCGGACACATCCACACTCTTGATTCAGAGAACTACCGTGGAACACTCATCCTAAACTCGGGAGCTTGGCAGGCCCAAACACCGTTCCAAGCAAAAATGGGCATCACACCAACACCAGCAATCGTACCCATAGTCGACCTCTCAAGCATGGACATCTTCACAAGAGACTTTAGACAGCACAACGACAACGTCGAAACATCAGCCACAGCTAGCTAA
- the amrS gene encoding AmmeMemoRadiSam system radical SAM enzyme encodes MKSSYRRLESPDLVKVKMQEALLWTTEGDKIRCNLCARRCLIPQGLKGFCLTRENIGGTLYVPMYGEISMSGIDPIEKKPFFHFYPGSTSLSISTVGCTFRCKFCQNYDISQRPFNMRQIEPRIIAEEAQRTGCRSVSYTYNEPTVFFEYAIDTAKEALRRTVLNTFVTNGYLTPEAVEYAAPYIQAMTVGIKGSLNREFSAKQMMVPNPAAIQEALLEMKRQGIHVEITDLLVTKYGDSLDDARKLARWIHDNLGPDTPLHFTRFHPDWQLTDVPPTPIKTLENAHAAAKEEGLRYVYLGNVAGHKFENTYCPECNALLVGRLGFHIEEWRITKNKKCPDCGAEIAYRDH; translated from the coding sequence TTGAAAAGTTCTTATCGGAGATTAGAATCTCCTGATCTAGTAAAAGTGAAGATGCAGGAAGCACTGTTGTGGACAACTGAAGGAGACAAGATCCGGTGCAACCTCTGTGCGCGACGTTGCCTGATTCCGCAAGGCTTGAAGGGCTTCTGTCTGACCCGAGAAAACATTGGAGGAACACTCTATGTGCCGATGTACGGCGAAATCTCAATGTCAGGCATCGACCCGATTGAGAAGAAACCTTTCTTCCACTTCTACCCTGGAAGCACCAGCCTCTCAATATCAACCGTAGGCTGCACTTTCCGCTGCAAATTCTGCCAAAACTACGACATCTCCCAGAGACCATTCAATATGCGGCAGATCGAGCCAAGAATAATCGCGGAGGAAGCTCAGAGGACGGGATGCCGTAGCGTAAGCTACACCTACAACGAGCCAACAGTCTTCTTTGAATATGCGATAGACACTGCGAAAGAGGCTTTGAGGAGAACCGTCTTAAACACCTTCGTCACCAACGGATATCTTACACCTGAAGCAGTCGAATATGCAGCTCCGTACATTCAGGCTATGACAGTCGGGATCAAAGGCTCGCTGAACCGTGAGTTCTCAGCTAAACAGATGATGGTACCAAACCCTGCAGCGATCCAAGAGGCTCTACTGGAGATGAAGCGGCAAGGCATTCACGTCGAAATTACTGATCTGCTCGTCACGAAGTACGGCGACAGCCTAGACGATGCGAGAAAACTAGCAAGATGGATACATGATAACTTAGGTCCAGATACACCGCTTCACTTCACACGGTTCCACCCTGACTGGCAGCTCACCGATGTCCCTCCAACACCGATTAAGACACTCGAAAACGCTCATGCCGCGGCGAAAGAGGAGGGGTTGAGATACGTCTACCTCGGAAACGTAGCTGGTCATAAGTTCGAAAACACCTACTGCCCTGAATGCAACGCGCTTCTCGTCGGAAGATTGGGCTTCCACATTGAGGAGTGGCGTATAACTAAGAACAAGAAATGTCCAGACTGCGGAGCAGAAATAGCCTACCGCGACCACTAG
- the hisC gene encoding histidinol-phosphate transaminase, producing the protein MQFRKALEGFEPYEWETPSADIAARLGLTVEQIIRFDTNASPDVPSRWLRKLASKLDEIGINDYPDTSYLSLRKALSKYVNVPADWITVTDGADEGLDLIVKSFMDLGSKAVVSTPTYSYYRTITQTAGGDVISVPRLKDFSDDVEGLLKAAKREDTRIVFLCSPNNPTANSSKREDVIRLLEETDVAIVADEAYSEFSGKTLVDLTKRYENLIILRTFSKAFALAGARVGYTIASKPTIDSINKVRPPNSLSVISLALAELAANDLETVKRNIKTSVQERDRCRKSIEKLKGIHVYPSETNFLLLRFEKLDPNKVHKELMKRGLIVRNVSKTKELEKCLRFSVRLPEQDDLLLTALSEIAKNAKNS; encoded by the coding sequence TTGCAATTCAGGAAGGCGCTTGAAGGCTTCGAGCCTTATGAGTGGGAGACACCTAGCGCAGATATTGCTGCAAGGCTCGGGCTCACCGTTGAGCAGATAATCCGGTTTGATACAAATGCTTCACCAGATGTCCCGAGTAGATGGCTTCGAAAACTGGCTTCAAAACTTGATGAGATAGGGATTAACGATTATCCTGATACTTCTTACCTGAGCCTCAGAAAGGCTCTTTCAAAATACGTCAATGTTCCTGCAGACTGGATTACCGTGACAGACGGGGCGGACGAAGGGCTGGATCTCATTGTCAAATCATTCATGGATCTGGGCAGCAAAGCGGTTGTGTCAACTCCCACTTACAGCTACTACAGGACTATTACACAAACCGCCGGAGGTGACGTAATCTCGGTGCCTCGCCTCAAAGACTTCTCAGACGATGTTGAAGGGCTACTGAAAGCCGCTAAGCGGGAAGATACTCGGATCGTGTTTCTCTGCAGCCCTAATAATCCGACAGCCAACTCATCTAAACGTGAAGATGTTATCCGGCTGCTTGAAGAAACGGATGTAGCGATAGTAGCGGATGAAGCGTACAGCGAGTTCAGCGGCAAAACCCTCGTAGACCTCACTAAGCGATATGAGAACCTGATTATTCTCAGAACCTTCTCAAAGGCCTTTGCTCTCGCAGGAGCCCGAGTAGGATACACAATAGCATCTAAACCGACTATCGATAGCATAAACAAGGTTCGTCCACCTAACAGCCTAAGCGTCATATCACTTGCATTAGCTGAACTGGCCGCAAACGATCTTGAAACCGTGAAGAGAAATATCAAAACTTCAGTGCAGGAGCGAGATCGCTGCCGAAAATCCATAGAGAAACTGAAAGGCATCCACGTTTACCCCTCTGAAACAAACTTTCTACTCCTCAGATTCGAGAAGCTTGACCCCAACAAGGTGCACAAGGAGCTTATGAAGAGAGGGTTAATTGTAAGAAACGTCAGTAAGACAAAGGAGCTTGAGAAGTGCCTGCGCTTCAGCGTCCGACTGCCTGAGCAAGACGATCTGCTTCTAACAGCCTTATCTGAAATCGCGAAGAACGCGAAGAACAGCTAA
- a CDS encoding phenylalanine--tRNA ligase beta subunit-related protein, translating into MSVKIGDEVQSRFPGLTILLTSLTGLTVAKSDSRLEEFKKQVLQEVSGEYKLEALKDVYLFSVYRDFFWGIGIDPTKTRPASEALIRRVLAGKPIPQINTLVDAYNLASIKTGIPLAAFDADTVTGELQARFAQPDEEFSGIGMDKPVNLKGGEIVLTDDEKLVAIYPHRDSDKTKVQESTRNILLLTCGAPEVSADTLLKAEQTAVDYIIKFCSGQQQQK; encoded by the coding sequence ATGTCTGTTAAGATTGGCGATGAAGTGCAGAGCCGTTTCCCAGGTTTAACAATTCTTTTGACCTCTTTAACAGGTTTAACTGTAGCTAAGAGTGATTCGCGGCTTGAGGAGTTCAAAAAGCAGGTGCTTCAGGAGGTCTCAGGCGAGTATAAGCTTGAGGCGTTGAAGGATGTCTATCTATTCAGCGTATATCGAGATTTTTTCTGGGGCATCGGAATAGATCCTACGAAGACTCGTCCAGCGTCTGAAGCTTTGATTCGACGAGTTTTAGCAGGTAAACCGATACCGCAGATCAACACCTTAGTGGACGCCTACAACCTCGCCTCGATAAAGACTGGCATCCCATTAGCTGCTTTCGACGCTGACACAGTCACAGGCGAGTTGCAGGCTAGGTTCGCGCAGCCGGATGAAGAGTTCTCAGGCATCGGGATGGATAAACCTGTGAATCTCAAGGGAGGAGAAATCGTGTTAACCGATGACGAGAAGCTGGTCGCAATCTATCCTCACCGGGACTCTGATAAAACGAAGGTTCAAGAGTCAACGCGCAACATTCTCCTCTTAACCTGCGGCGCCCCTGAAGTATCAGCGGATACTCTGTTAAAAGCAGAGCAAACCGCAGTAGATTACATCATCAAGTTCTGCAGTGGACAGCAGCAGCAGAAGTAA
- a CDS encoding AAA family ATPase → MSDKKPEEMLDSIFDRALSGKHILNDNHVLSSEYIPEKLPFREKQIVSVGQTLAPLLKGMKCSNLLLYGKTGTGKTVVARYVIDRLAQKAHSNNMKIRVAYSNARVSRTSYRVLTDLANSVDLSIPFTGLSVGEVLQRIVNKISQDGYFVVFVLDEIDYLVKTHSDNLLYELTRSSDRLSPGFLCLVGISNDLQFKDYLDPRVLSSLSEEELVFPPYTAEEIRSILLQRAEMAFTGGTTPAAAINLCAALAGSEHGDARRAVDLLRISAEVAEREGAEQLEEKHVRIAVQKIERDRVYDALSSLPLQAKVVLLSILSGGDDSSCSTGVVFEKYRGLCQKIGIEVLTQRRVSGLLSELDLLGLISSSVVSSGRYGRTKKIHSSIPIQLVREIFSEDPVLTRIL, encoded by the coding sequence GTGTCTGATAAGAAACCGGAAGAGATGTTGGACTCAATTTTTGATAGAGCACTTTCTGGAAAACATATTCTAAATGATAATCATGTTTTAAGTTCAGAGTATATTCCTGAAAAGCTTCCTTTCAGAGAGAAGCAAATAGTTTCAGTTGGCCAGACTCTTGCGCCTCTTTTGAAGGGAATGAAATGCTCGAATCTTCTTCTCTATGGTAAGACTGGAACAGGAAAGACAGTTGTTGCGCGTTACGTTATTGATAGGTTAGCTCAAAAGGCACATTCAAACAACATGAAGATTCGTGTAGCATATAGTAACGCTCGAGTCTCAAGAACTAGCTACCGTGTCTTAACTGATTTAGCTAACTCAGTGGATTTATCGATTCCATTTACAGGATTATCTGTTGGAGAGGTTCTTCAACGTATTGTCAACAAGATTTCTCAGGACGGCTACTTCGTCGTTTTTGTTCTTGATGAGATTGACTATTTGGTGAAGACTCATAGTGATAACCTGTTGTATGAGTTGACAAGGTCCTCTGACAGGCTTTCACCAGGTTTCCTCTGCTTGGTGGGGATATCGAATGATCTGCAGTTCAAAGATTACCTGGATCCACGGGTTTTAAGCAGCCTAAGTGAAGAGGAGTTAGTTTTTCCTCCGTACACGGCCGAAGAGATCAGGTCAATTCTTCTGCAGCGAGCTGAAATGGCTTTTACAGGAGGGACTACTCCTGCTGCTGCTATCAATCTCTGCGCAGCACTCGCAGGATCTGAGCATGGTGACGCTAGACGTGCTGTTGATCTTCTTAGGATTTCAGCAGAGGTTGCTGAGCGTGAAGGTGCTGAGCAGCTTGAAGAGAAACATGTTCGAATTGCAGTTCAAAAGATTGAACGTGACCGCGTCTATGATGCTTTAAGCTCACTTCCACTTCAAGCTAAAGTTGTGTTGCTCTCGATTCTTAGCGGCGGTGATGATTCCTCCTGCTCCACCGGTGTAGTGTTCGAAAAATATCGTGGTTTGTGCCAGAAAATTGGTATCGAGGTTTTAACTCAAAGACGAGTAAGTGGTTTGCTGAGCGAACTCGATCTGCTCGGTTTAATCAGCAGTAGCGTTGTTAGTAGCGGCCGGTACGGGCGAACCAAGAAGATACACAGCTCAATTCCAATACAACTTGTCCGCGAGATCTTTTCAGAGGATCCGGTTCTCACTCGAATACTCTAG
- a CDS encoding magnesium transporter CorA family protein — translation MRDDKQLESRSYDGTTWIDIVDPTREQIEALGHQYPFHPLNLEDCLSKRQQTRVEEHEDYLFILLNFPIYINQKRCLASRQVSIFIGRNYLVTVHPKEIKFLSEMFRATNESEPHNDALRRSSVDLLYHMIDRLVDELFVLLNKIGIDIEEVEDKVFDERVSAVADVSRIRRQVADMRRIVSPLRGLIVDMNTKVQKFSAGDFSRYFNDVRDHVEKAWETLAEAKETTEIYMDTDYILSTEVTNKILALLTIVFTFSIPATVVGTVYGMNILLPGGIQTGSWTFLGPYTTFMILLTVMIVPVILMAWYFHRLGWI, via the coding sequence GTGAGAGATGACAAGCAATTGGAATCTAGGAGTTATGATGGAACCACTTGGATTGATATTGTAGACCCTACCAGAGAGCAGATTGAGGCTTTAGGCCATCAGTATCCTTTCCATCCTCTTAATCTGGAGGATTGTCTTTCGAAAAGGCAGCAGACTCGAGTAGAAGAGCATGAGGATTATCTTTTCATCCTGCTTAACTTTCCTATCTATATTAATCAGAAGAGGTGTTTAGCTTCAAGACAGGTATCCATATTCATAGGAAGGAATTATTTGGTAACTGTGCATCCAAAGGAAATTAAGTTCCTTTCAGAGATGTTCCGGGCAACAAATGAAAGTGAGCCTCATAACGATGCGTTGAGGCGATCCTCTGTTGATCTACTATATCATATGATTGATAGGCTGGTAGATGAGCTCTTTGTACTGCTTAACAAGATAGGCATTGATATTGAGGAGGTTGAAGATAAGGTGTTTGACGAGCGGGTTTCCGCTGTAGCGGATGTAAGTAGGATTAGACGTCAAGTGGCTGACATGAGAAGAATTGTTTCCCCTTTGAGAGGACTCATAGTGGACATGAATACGAAGGTCCAGAAGTTCTCTGCAGGTGACTTCTCAAGATACTTCAATGATGTTCGCGATCATGTTGAGAAGGCATGGGAAACGTTAGCGGAAGCGAAAGAGACTACTGAGATCTACATGGATACAGATTATATTCTCAGCACAGAGGTAACAAACAAAATCTTGGCTCTTCTCACTATAGTCTTCACGTTTAGTATACCAGCTACAGTAGTTGGAACCGTTTATGGAATGAATATCTTATTACCTGGTGGAATCCAAACGGGTTCTTGGACGTTCCTTGGACCTTACACTACATTCATGATACTTCTGACTGTAATGATAGTTCCTGTAATCTTAATGGCATGGTACTTCCACAGGCTAGGCTGGATCTAG
- the tsaA gene encoding tRNA (N6-threonylcarbamoyladenosine(37)-N6)-methyltransferase TrmO, which translates to MSRIRINPIGVVKSTFTADSGDKWSTIAELVLDGSYVEGLDGIEGYSHIIVLFWMDKIVAEDRAIMKIHPRGRDDLPEVGVFATRGRTRPNPIGLTVVELLGRDGNTLKVRGLDAFHGSQILDIKPYDNYDVKQGIHVPDWWLKMTGQKHGKHKE; encoded by the coding sequence TTGAGTCGAATTCGGATCAATCCTATAGGTGTAGTCAAATCTACTTTTACTGCTGACTCTGGTGATAAGTGGAGTACAATCGCTGAGCTGGTTCTCGACGGGTCGTATGTTGAAGGCTTGGACGGTATTGAAGGTTATTCGCACATCATTGTGCTCTTCTGGATGGATAAGATTGTCGCTGAGGACAGAGCAATAATGAAGATTCACCCGCGAGGAAGAGATGATTTGCCGGAGGTAGGTGTTTTCGCTACGCGAGGCAGGACCAGGCCTAACCCAATCGGTTTAACTGTCGTAGAGCTGCTCGGCAGAGATGGAAACACATTGAAGGTTCGGGGACTAGATGCTTTTCACGGCAGCCAGATTCTGGATATCAAGCCGTACGACAATTACGACGTAAAGCAAGGTATCCATGTTCCAGACTGGTGGCTGAAGATGACTGGTCAAAAACACGGTAAACACAAAGAGTAA